A single genomic interval of Arachis duranensis cultivar V14167 chromosome 7, aradu.V14167.gnm2.J7QH, whole genome shotgun sequence harbors:
- the LOC107457932 gene encoding aspartic proteinase PCS1, which produces MAPPLCMLIFLLFFSFPFSSSFILNNNHSLSFPLTLTETPLVKHVSNSINKNQRLRILSSYNVKSSFKYSMALVVSLPIGTPPQIQQMVLDTGSQLSWIQCNPKQRTNSKTTSPRPPTTSFDPSLSSSFSLLPCTHPACKPPVPDFTLPTSCDQNRICHYSYFYADGTYAEGKLVREKLALSNSQSTPPLILGCAQDSKDPWGILGMNRGRLSFPSQAQVTKFSYCVPTRQDRSSSVTGSFYLGDNPDSSRFRYVDMLTFPQSQTMPNLDPLAFTVPMQGIRIGATKLNIPPSVFKPDAGGSGQTMVDSGSELTYLVDAAYNRVREEVVRLVGPRIKKGYVYGNAADMCFDGNAVEIGRLIGDMAFEFEKGVEIVIPKERVLADVGGGVHCLGIGRSERLGAASNIIGNIHQQNQWVEFDLANHRLGFGEADCARLPK; this is translated from the coding sequence aTGGCACCGCCACTCTGCATGCTTATCTTCCTCTTGTTCTTCTCGTTCCCTTTCTCATCCTCCTTCATACTCAACAACAACCActctctttcttttcctcttaCACTAACAGAGACACCTCTCGTCAAACATGTATCTAATTCCATCAACAAGAACCAAAGACTCAGGATCCTCTCTTCCTACAACGTCAAATCATCTTTCAAGTATTCCATGGCGCTTGTGGTGTCCCTTCCAATAGGAACACCACCGCAAATTCAACAAATGGTTTTAGACACTGGAAGCCAGCTTTCTTGGATTCAGTGTAACCCAAAACAGAGGACCAATAGCAAAACAACATCGCCACGTCCTCCTACCACGTCGTTTGatccttctctctcttcttctttttctcttctaccTTGCACCCACCCAGCCTGCAAGCCGCCAGTTCCCGATTTTACCCTCCCCACTAGCTGCGACCAGAATCGCATCTGTCACTACTCCTACTTCTACGCAGACGGCACCTACGCCGAGGGCAAACTCGTCCGAGAAAAACTCGCCCTCTCAAATTCCCAATCTACCCCTCCTTTAATTCTCGGTTGTGCTCAGGACTCCAAAGACCCCTGGGGCATTTTGGGAATGAATCGCGGACGCTTGTCGTTCCCTTCCCAGGCCCAAGTAACCAAATTTAGTTACTGCGTCCCGACCCGCCAGGACCGTTCCAGTTCTGTGACCGGGTCGTTTTACCTTGGGGACAACCCGGATTCTTCACGCTTTCGTTATGTAGACATGTTGACTTTTCCTCAAAGTCAAACCATGCCGAACCTGGACCCCTTGGCTTTCACTGTTCCAATGCAAGGTATTCGAATTGGGGCCACAAAGCTGAACATTCCTCCTTCGGTTTTCAAGCCCGACGCTGGAGGGTCGGGTCAAACCATGGTTGACTCGGGATCCGAGTTAACTTATCTAGTGGACGCGGCTTACAATAGGGTGCGTGAGGAAGTGGTGAGGCTAGTGGGTCCCAGAATCAAGAAGGGGTACGTGTACGGCAATGCTGCGGACATGTGTTTCGATGGAAACGCCGTTGAGATTGGACGGTTGATAGGGGACATGGCATTTGAGTTCGAGAAGGGAGTGGAGATTGTCATACCCAAAGAAAGGGTTCTTGCTGACGTGGGCGGTGGGGTCCACTGTTTGGGGATTGGGAGGTCCGAGAGATTGGGTGCGGCAAGTAACATAATAGGAAATATCCATCAACAAAATCAATGGGTAGAATTTGATCTTGCAAATCATAGACTTGGTTTCGGTGAAGCAGATTGTGCAAGATTACCCAAGTGA